A genomic stretch from Canis lupus familiaris isolate Mischka breed German Shepherd chromosome 15, alternate assembly UU_Cfam_GSD_1.0, whole genome shotgun sequence includes:
- the OR6S1 gene encoding olfactory receptor 6S1, giving the protein MAPGENQSSGVTEFILAGFPNLNNTKAEVFSVFLLVYLLTLTGNVLIVGVVGADARLQTPMYFFLGNLSCLEILLTSVIIPKMLSNFLSRQHTISFAACITQFYFYFFLGASEFLLLAVMSVDRYLAICHPLHYPLLMNGAVCSRVALACWMGGLVPVLGPTVAVALLPFCEQHTVVQHFFCDSGPLLRLACTNTKKLEETDFVLASLVIISSLMITAVSYGHIALAVLRIPSVSGRQKAFSTCTSHLMVVTLFYGSAIFLYVRPSQSGSVNTNWAVTVVTTFVTPLLNPFIYALRNERVKEALKDMFRKMGVGFWGNLLLTKNFSKKTVK; this is encoded by the coding sequence ATGGCTCCTGGCGAGAACCAGAGCAGCGGTGTGACCGAGTTCATCTTGGCAGGCTTCCCAAATCTCAACAACACAAAAGCAGAAGtgttctctgtcttccttcttgTCTACCTGCTGACTCTAACAGGCAACGTGCTGATTGTTGGGGTGGTGGGAGCGGATGCTCGCCTGCAgacccccatgtacttcttcctgggCAACCTGTCCTGCCTCGAGATCTTGCTCACTTCCGTCATCATTCCCAAGATGCTGAGCAATTTCCTTTCCAGGCAACACACCATCTCCTTTGCTGCATGCATTACTCAATtctatttctacttctttcttggGGCCTCTGAGTTCCTGCTGTTGGCCGTCATGTCTGTGGATCGCTACCTGGCCATCTGTCACCCTCTGCACTATCCCTTGCTCATGAATGGTGCTGTGTGCTCTCGGGTGGCCTTGGCCTGCTGGATGGGGGGACTTGTCCCTGTGCTTGGCCCCACGGTGGCTGTGGCCTTACTTCCCTTCTGTGAACAGCACACTGTGGTGCAGCATTTCTTCTGTGACAGTGGCCCTCTGCTCCGCCTGGCATGCACCAACACCAAGAAGCTGGAGGAAACAGACTTCGTGCTGGCCTCTCTGGTCATCATATCCTCGCTGATGATTACTGCTGTGTCCTATGGCCACATAGCTCTGGCTGTCCTGCGCATTCCCTCTGTTTCCGGCCGTCAGAAGGCCTTCTCTACCTGTACCTCTCACTTGATGGTGGTGACCCTCTTCTATGGAAGTGCCATTTTTCTCTATGTGCGACCATCACAGAGTGGCTCTGTGAATACCAACTGGGCAGTGACAGTGGTAACAACGTTTGTGACACCGCTGCTGAATCCATTCATCTATGCCTTACGCAATGAGCGAGTCAAGGAAGCTTTGAAGGATATGTTCAGGAAGATGGGAGTAGGCTTTTGGGGGAATCTTCTACTCACTAAGAATTTCAGTAAGAAGACAGTGAAGTGA